A single region of the Trachemys scripta elegans isolate TJP31775 chromosome 19, CAS_Tse_1.0, whole genome shotgun sequence genome encodes:
- the EMC1 gene encoding ER membrane protein complex subunit 1 has product MTAGAWPWLLLLAPLAAAVYEDQVGKFDWRQQYVGKLKFSSLEASQGSKKLIVATEKNVMAALNSRNGEILWRHVDKGTPEGAVDAMLIHGQDAITLSNGGRILRSWETNIGGLNWETSLDTGSFQMASLVGFQDTVKYLAVLKKAALSLHYLSNGHQKWVEHLPESERIQYQLVYSYGTGVVRALGVAPRSHLNIVTFSVEDGEITKQLRVAAPWMKSLSGACGVVGEAVLVCADSDTQSLYALSLETEQEMKQIPLQALDLEFADRFQPRILSTKPNPASASRAQFFLQLAPSHFTLLQYRNGLLSLVRDFQQAALVNFATTGEKTVASVLTCRNEMKSRTPDKADSTFGHSHRQEFLACPNNTYNINLYLVETGQRLLDTTITFSLEQSGARPEQLYIQVFLKKDDSVGYRALVQTEDHMLMFLQQPGKVLWSREESLAEVVSLEMVDLPLTGAQAELEGEFGKKADGLLGMFLKRLSSQLILLQAWTAHLWKMFYDARKPRSQIKNEINIDNLARDEFNLQKMMVMVTAAGKLFGIESSSGTILWKQYLLNVRPGSSFKLMVQRTTAHFPHPPQCTLLVKDKETKMSSLYVFNPIFGKWSQVAPPVLKRPILQSLLLPIMDQDYAKVLLLIDDEYKVTAFPATKNILRQLEEIAHSVFFYIVDAEQGKLSGFRLLKDLTTEESWQMTIPTEVQRIVIVKGKRSNEHVHSQGRVMGDRSVLYKSLNPNLLAVVTESTDTHHERTFIGIYLIDGVTGRIIHSSVQKKAKGPVHIVHSENWVVYQYWNTKARRNEFTVLELYEGTEQYNATAFSSLDRPLLPQVLQQAYIFPSAISAMEATITERGITSRHLLIGLPSGAILSLPKGLLDPRRPEIPTEQSREENLIPYSPDVQIHAERFINYNQTISRMRGIYTAPSGLESTCLVVAYGLDIFQTRVYPSKQFDVLKDDYDYVLISSVLFGLVFATMITKRLAQVKLLNRAWR; this is encoded by the exons ATGACGGCCGGTGCTTGGCCgtggctgctgctcctggctcccCTGGCGGCCGCGGTCTACGAGGATCAAGTGGGCAAGTTCGACTG GAGGCAGCAGTATGTGGGAAAACTCAAGTTTTCTTCCTTGGAAGCTTCACAGGGCTCCAAGAAGCTTATTGTGGCTACTGAGAAGAATGTGATGGCTGCTTTGAATTCCAGGAATGGAGAAATCT TGTGGCGTCATGTGGACAAGGGGACTCCTGAAGGAGCAGTAGATGCCATGCTGATTCATGGACAGG ATGCCATCACTCTGTCTAATGGCGGGCGCATTTTGCGTTCCTGGGAGACAAACATTGGAGGGCTGAACTGGGAGACATCACTGGACACTGGCAG TTTCCAGATGGCTAGTTTGGTGGGGTTCCAGGACACAGTGAAATATTTGGCCGTCCTGAAGAAGGCTGCCCTTTCTCTTCATTACCTCTCCAACGGCCATCAGAAATGGGTGGAGCATTTACCAGAAAG TGAGCGGATCCAGTACCAGCTGGTGTATTCGTATGGAACCGGGGTAGTACGTGCACTTGGAGTTGCTCCTCGAAGCCATTTGAACATTGTAACCTTCAGTGTAGAAGATGGCGAAATTACAAAACAG CTAAGAGTGGCAGCCCCCTGGATGAAGAGCCTAAGTGGTGCCTGTGGTGTGGTGGGCGAGGCAGTGCTGGTGTGTGCTGACTCTGACACACAGTCCCTCTATGCTTTATCCCTGGAGACTGAGCAAGAAATGAAGCAGATCCCACTGCAG GCCCTTGACCTAGAATTTGCCGACCGTTTCCAGCCCAGGATTTTGTCCACTAAGCCCAATCCTGCCAGTGCTTCACGGGCTCAGTTCTTCCTGCAGCTGGCTCCAAGTCACTTCACACTGCTGCAGTACAGAAACGGGCTGCTAAGCCTCGTCCGGGACTTCCAGCAG GCAGCTTTGGTGAACTTTGCAACAACTGGGGAGAAGACGGTGGCTTCTGTCCTGACCTGCAGGAATGAAATG AAATCTAGAACTCCTGATAAGGCAGACAGCACTTTCGGACATTCCCATAGACAG GAATTCTTAGCCTGCCCCAACAACACCTACAATATTAACCTGTATTTGGTTGAAACTGGGCAAAGACTGCTGGATACCACGATTACCTTCAGCTTAGAGCAGAGCGGTGCCAGGCCCGAGCAG CTCTATATCCAGGTCTTTTTGAAGAAAGATGACTCTGTGGGTTACCGAGCGCTGGTGCAAACAGAAGATCACATGCTCATGTTCCTCCAGCAGCCAG GAAAAGTTCTATGGAGCAGGGAGGAGTCGTTGGCGGAAGTGGTAAGCTTGGAGATGGTGGATCTACCTCTGACGGGTGCCCAGGCTGAGTTGGAAGGGGAATTCGGAAAGAAAGCAG ACGGCTTGCTGGGGATGTTTCTGAAGCGCCTCTCCTCCCAGCTCATCCTGCTGCAGGCCTGGACTGCACATCTCTGGAAGATGTTCTATGATGCCAGGAAGCCACGGAGCCAGATTAAGAATGAGATCAATATCGACAACTTGGCGAGAGATGAGTTCAACCtacagaaaatgatggtgatggTCACTGCCGCAGGAAAG CTCTTTGGTATTGAAAGCAGCTCTGGCACCATCCTATGGAAGCAATACCTACTGAACGTGAGGCCTGGCTCCTCCTTTAAACTGATGGTCCAGAGAACAACGgcccacttcccccaccccccacagtgtACGCTGCTTGTTAAGGACAAG GAGACCAAAATGAGCTCTCTCTATGTCTTTAACCCCATCTTTGGGAAGTGGAGTCAGGTGGCTCCCCCTGTTCTGAAGCGTCCAATTCTTCAGTCTTTGCTTCTGCCCATCATGGATCAAGATTATGCCAAAGTGCTGCTTCTGATTGATGATGAATACAAG GTTACAGCTTTCCCAGCAACTAAAAACATCCTCCGCCAGTTAGAGGAAATAGCCCACTCCGTCTTTTTTTATATAGTGGATGCTGAACAGGGCAAACTCTCTGGTTTCCGGCTGCTAAAG GATCTGACAACAGAGGAGAGCTGGCAGATGACCATCCCAACTGAAGTGCAGAGAATAGTGATTGTGAAGGGGAAGAGATCAAATGAGCATGTACACTCCCAAGGCCGTGTGATGGGCGATCGCAGCGTCCTCTATAAG TCTTTGAACCCTAACCTGCTGGCAGTGGTAACGGAGAGCACGGATACGCACCATGAACGCACCTTCATTGGAATCTATCTGATTGATGGAGTCACAGGCCGGATCATCCACTCTTCGGTGCAGAAGAAAGCAAAGGGACCCGTCCACATTGTCCACTCAGAGAACTGGGTGGTG TACCAGTACTGGAATACTAAGGCACGCCGGAATGAGTTCACTGTGCTAGAGCTGTACGAAGGGACGGAGCAGTATAACGCCACAGCCTTCAGTTCCCTTGACCGCCCACTGTTGCCTCAGGTCCTCCAGCAGGCTTATATCTTCCCATCTGCCATCAGTGCCATGGAGGCCACCATCACTGAACGTGGCATCACCAGTCGTCACTTGCTCA TTGGGCTTCCCTCTGGGGCAATTCTCTCCCTTCCAAAGGGTCTGCTGGATCCTCGACGCCCAGAGATCCCTACAGAACAAAGCAG GGAAGAAAATTTGATTCCATATTCCCCAGATGTCCAGATCCATGCTGAGAGGTTCATCAACTACAATCAAACCATATCTAGAATGAGAGGGATTTACACTGCCCCCTCTGGCTTAGAGTCCACATGCCTG GTTGTTGCATATGGCCTGGACATCTTCCAAACCAGAGTCTACCCATCCAAGCAGTTTGATGTTCTGAAAGATGACTATGACTATGTGCTGATAAGTAGTGTCCTTTTTGGACTGGTTTTTGCCACTATGATTACAAAGAGACTTGCTCAGGTGAAGCTGCTGAATCGTGCATGGCGGTAA